The sequence CGGACGACCAGGGCTGGCGGATCGAGATCAAGCGGTATCCGAAACTGACCGAAACCGGCTCCTGGCGCGCGCGGACCAAATTCGGCCACCGGGCCTCACCGCTGTGGGACGAGAAACCGCACGGCGGGTACTACACCCAGGACGACATCCGGGAGATCGTCGCCTACGCCGCCGAGCGGCACATCAGCGTCGTTCCCGAGATCGACGTACCGGGCCACTCGCAGGCCGCCATCGCCGCGTACCCGGAACTCGGCAACACCGACGTCGTCGACACCGCCGCCCTGTCCGTCTGGGACACCTGGGGCATCTCGTCCAACGTCCTCGCCCCCACCGACACCACGCTGCGCTTCTACGAAGGCGTGTTCGAGGAGGTCCTGGAGCTCTTCCCCGCCGACGCGGCCGGGTTCTCCGCGTTCGTGCACGTCGGCGGCGACGAGTGCCGCAAGGAGCAGTGGACCGAGTCCGTCACCGCAAAGACCCGCATCGCCGACCTCGGCCTCACCGACGAGGACGCGCTCCAGTCCTGGTTCATCGGGCACTTCGACGCCTGGCTGGCCGCGCGCGGGCGCCGCCTCATCGGCTGGGACGAGATCCTGGAGGGCGGGCTCGCGCCGGGCGCGGCCGTCGCCTCCTGGCGGGGCTACGCGGGCGGCATCGCCGCCGCCCGGGCCGGACACGACGTGGTCATGTGCCCCGAGCAGTACGTCTACCTGGACCACCGGCAGGCCCCCGGCGACGACGAACCGGTGCCGATCGGCTTCGTGCGCACCTTGGAGGACGTCTACCGGTTCGAACCCGTCCCGGCCGGGCTCACCGAGGAGGAGGCCCGGCATGTGCTGGGCACCCAGGCCAACGTGTGGACCGAGGTGCTGGAGGACTCCGCGCGCGTGGACTACCAGGCCTTCCCCCGCCTCGCCGCCCTCGCCGAGGTCGCCTGGAGCCCGCTGCCCGCCCCCGCCGACCGGGACTACCCCGACTTCGAACGCCGGATGACCGCCCACTACCGGCGACTTGACGCCCTCGGCGTCGCCTACCGGCCACCCGCCGGACCCCGGCCGTGGCAGCGCCGCCCGGGCGTGCCCGGCCGCCCGATCGAGGGACCGCCCCCGAACCGCTGACCGCACGGCCCCGCCCCGTCCCGCACCGCTCCACCCCGAACAAGTGCCGGAAAAACCCCGGCAGTATCACCGAAGAGTGGCAATCCGTACGCACCGGCGATGCCGTGCGAAACCGGATCATCCCCCCGGTGAGGTGGGCGAAAGCCTCCTAGCGGACCCCCGCGTTCGGGCGTTGCGAAGATGTGCCAGAGTTGCGTCGTCCGCCCTGTCAGCACGTACCGTACGGCAACACAGGCGGGACCAGGTGGGGCAGCGGGAAGGGGCAGCCGGTTTGACCACGCACGCACCGCAGACGGCGCAGGCCGTCACGTTGCCCACGACG comes from Streptomyces sp. SCL15-4 and encodes:
- a CDS encoding beta-N-acetylhexosaminidase, with the translated sequence MELIPAPRAVEEPTGPGVPLGPDTTLWAGPGTERTERWLRATLGAALDLPLRPGPGDARDGVRLLLDDTLAPEAYRLTAAAGDGVEIRGGGPAGVFWGAQTLRQLLGADAFRRAPVRPGTARSVPPLTVEDAPRFRWRGLLLDVARHFMPKEGVLRYLDLMAAHKLNVLHLHLTDDQGWRIEIKRYPKLTETGSWRARTKFGHRASPLWDEKPHGGYYTQDDIREIVAYAAERHISVVPEIDVPGHSQAAIAAYPELGNTDVVDTAALSVWDTWGISSNVLAPTDTTLRFYEGVFEEVLELFPADAAGFSAFVHVGGDECRKEQWTESVTAKTRIADLGLTDEDALQSWFIGHFDAWLAARGRRLIGWDEILEGGLAPGAAVASWRGYAGGIAAARAGHDVVMCPEQYVYLDHRQAPGDDEPVPIGFVRTLEDVYRFEPVPAGLTEEEARHVLGTQANVWTEVLEDSARVDYQAFPRLAALAEVAWSPLPAPADRDYPDFERRMTAHYRRLDALGVAYRPPAGPRPWQRRPGVPGRPIEGPPPNR